The following is a genomic window from Elgaria multicarinata webbii isolate HBS135686 ecotype San Diego chromosome 9, rElgMul1.1.pri, whole genome shotgun sequence.
TGGTTATGCTCAAAAATGCATCTTTGTCCCCATGCTCTAGCTGTTTTAGCTAAAGCTAGatcccatgtctgaaaaataTGAAGGTAAAATGCTCtgcttttaattacatttttattaaccGACTTCTATTATGGGTATAAATATACTAATACAACATCTTCATTTCTCTTAAAATTTAGaacacaaatatttatttgtatctagTGAATAGTCTGTTAGCAACCCAGGCATTTATAGATACCCATGACAGAGTAATCCTACAGGGGTCAGGGAGGGAGAATCcatgatggctacgtgctacctccagtatcacagggagtaagcctatatacacaagttgctggggaacatgggtgggagctaTTGTACCGTGTTcggcttctgggtccctggtcaacagctggatgaccactgtgtgaacacagtgctggactagatggacccatggtctgatccagcatggtgcttcttatgttcttaagaactgCCAAATTCAAAGCTCTGCTGAGCTCTTGCTAGGGCTGAAGGTGGTGGATGCAGCTTTtgttttcctctctccctgccaATGTTTTTGTTGACccgtccttttttcttcttctctaccATCGCTTCTAGTGGGAGGAAAAATAGCTACGGTAGGCATGAGTTGAGAGTAACATGAGACTTTGGATCCTGCAGATCACATGCCTCACCCACTGTCTGCCCCCAACACTGAGCTTGTCTGCAATATCCTTTGACTTCTAGGGCATCCTCCCAAGGGCCaaaagggagcttcagctattgggcggtataaaaatgcaataaataataataataataataataataataataataataataatccttaaagagtgattttttaaaaaagtcataatGAGAGAGCTTGCAATTCGGTGGAATACAATATTAAGTCGTTCTTCCTTTCTAAAATGTATATCACACTTTCTGCAAAAGCAAGTACCATTAGAAATTTAAACCAATCaccaataaaaataatacaaccCCTtgacctaaataataataataataataataataataataataataaaaaatttatttgttacccacctctccctccagattgaggcagggtacaacacaaatgcaaatgcgtAAAATACATATAcagtaattaaaacattttaaacaaatacattattaaaagcagcacattattaaaaggcatcttaaaattcaactgtgtaggcctgctggaagagatcagtctttatagctttcttaaaatctggaagactgttaagttgacgaatatcTCCCAGCagctcattccataatctgggagtggcagaggaaaaagtcctctgggtaacagttgtcagccttgtttttgttgaatggagtaaattcttcgcagaggacctgagtgtgtggtgcggattgtatgggagaaggcgatcccgcaggtagcctggacccaaaccacttATGGCTTTAAAGGTTATAACCAACATTAACAAATTAATTGCAAACGCAACATGGTACACTGGCAAGGGAGATTGGGCATGTATTGTAGACTATAATAAACCATGCTCATAGGTTACAAACTTACACTATTATTAGGGAGTAACCCCCGTTAAACATAgaaggaattacttctgagtaaatgctcACTTGCgctccccactcccagcctcACCAAGTAGCTCCACAGCGCCAGACAGACATTCGAGGACTGGAGGACATTGCTTTGCTGTGAGGAGGCAGAGATAGCTGCCCCCGAAAGTGGCTCGTTTTATTTGAAACACTTAATTTTCGTAGTTTCCGGCGTTTGCCTCCCCTTCCCGTCCTTGGCTTCTAATTCAGCTCCCGTCTGGCCTGGGACGTTACATCCCCGCCCCCGCCCTCATCCGGAGTCATTCACCGCCACACACCATATAGAGCATGTTGGAGGCGGTGGGGGTGACTGCGGAGCGGAGTCTGTTGTGGGCGTCCAGATACTGGTTGATAAAGGTCCTGTTGGTGATTGTGGGATACGGCGCCGGCCGAAAGCCCTTCCTGCCGCGCCTGGCCGCGAGGGCGACGAGCCCCAGCACCACGCACAGCCACAGCCTCGtcatggtggtggcggcggcgcccTGCAAGGGAGACGGGCCGGGGCGCGCGCGTTGACGGTTCCTCTCCAACGGGCGCAGGCAGGAATTCGTCTTGCAGGAGAGCAAGGGGGGTTCGGCGCAGTCCCATGCCCACTGAAGCAGAAGTAAGTCGCTCTGTGTTCAGCAGGGTTCACTCCTAAGGAAGCGTGCATAAGATTTCAGCCTCCTCCTGGATGTGTTTCCTTCTGTATTCTGGGTTTAACCCTACTGAGCCCTGGCTGGTTTAAATTAAGCTCTCGTGCGCTGCTCTCCACATACTGGACCCTCAATCCTATGCACGCCTACGCAGCCCTATTGCGTTTACTCCTATAATTATCCATAGAATAATCTCTAGTTGATACCTAGGATGAAAATGCCATTACCCAGAAAGGAATCACACATACGTATTCAAGCTAATGTGATCAGCGGAAGAAACATTCAGGAGTAAATATGCTGCAATTTGTTGAAGACTGCTCTTGAAGGAAGGAAATTTTGTGTCAAGGTGGTGAGAGATTGTGAAGGGCTCAGAAATCATCTTCAAACTGAGTGAACGAACAACACATTGGCAAATAAGAGTAAAGTGATGCATGTCGGGGTCAAAAATCCTATTTTCATATAGGTAGTGATGACAGCTTAGTTAATAGTGCCTAACCAGGAAACACTTTGGGATTGCTTGAacagttgtgtgttgttgttttttaccattGATCCAATGTGGTAGTTTTGACAAAAGGTGAACTTGATGCTAGGGATCATTAGCAGTAACCACCTTGGATATGTATTATTaagggcaatatatatatataatatacataTGTTCTAAATCTAAATAGTAAATAACTTGAAAATGCCAGTAACAAAATGtgtgttctaaaaaaaaagtatggtgcaatcacacttcTGGGTCATCTGAGGGGGGAGGATAGGCGCTGCCCTTGTGTGTGTGCacgctatctaacactgtttgaTAGTCTTCTCTGCAGATGTATATAGAAGCACTAATAGAGTAAGTTGGtttggggctccatcacacctacttttttgtgtgaaccacccagagagcttcggctatcgggtggtataaaaatgtaataaataaataaataaataatccaccaTTTCTTAGCGAGTCCAGTGCTGGGGCACTTTCACCTCTGTGCATTGTTGCAGTCTTTCAGCTTATTAACTTTTCACCTAGAGCGCTACTATGCAGGTGAAATCTCAAGCCCCGCCCCTTggaaaaggtttacaggggaggaggaggagtgaaggtttgttttgctcatttcaaagggtgtgaagataatcattttaatttcttttgtaaaggtaatcaggtcccctcctttgctccaaggtacttacatctgtgtaagttttaaagataaagagatcaaaattggcacagtgatagcccTTACAGAGGGCTTTAACTactccaagtttgaatcatactggttcatcccttgattttttaatgattttttaaatttccccccttaaacccattttcctggtagtccacaagtgtgaaggatcaattttccattcctttgatcatgcaaagctgtgcatcttcaagttcataaactatagatctgctggttcccttactcaacaacaaatcccattaatttcaactgcattttctgcatttcaattaaggtgaaaatgcctactcaagagtaagaacacagagttaaatgggacctctctccctcccccttcacagttgaatggagaaccaccccacccattTTCGTTAGTGAGACTGCCCTTAGACTGCTccaaacaaagaacaggatggtgggATAGAATGCAATGACAGCAGTACAtggagggaggagtgcatttattttgcagggatgaaaataatccagactttcctctCTCCAAAAAGAAATCAAACATGGAGGGTaggaggcaaaatgagtgcaggatgtggacaaTGTCATATGAGTATCGGGCTGAAAAACTGCATACAAGGCATGGtgagtgtgataaatcactggtgtgatggagttctataACTTATTTTAAACTGGCTTTAGTCCGCATTTACTGCATCCACTATTAAATGTTATGTTGCTACTCTTCTCTATATCAGGcaattctgctgtaagtcacaccatgCTTTTCAACATATTTAAGCTAAAGCAATTTCAATTATAATTGATTTTAGTTATTTCCCAAATATTTAGAGGCCCCATAGCTTCCTTGGCTTGTTCTTAAATCCAGCATTGTGAACATATATGTCATGTTCAAGCTGACGTTCTCTAAATGCTACTACAAGTGTACACTAGAACCAATTGGGTCCAAGATGACATTACTAAACATCTGGCACACATTTACCAacacagggcacaatcctatgcatgttgagatatTTAAAAATCCCTGCATGGCCTGgctagagcatgctgggagttgtgggattttttttctgcctctggtTGGTGATGCAGATCTGAGATCGAATTTTGAACAGCAGTTTTGCTTCCAAGGATCCTTGCACCAAATCATACCAATGGGGTTATATCTGTTTGATAAACTCATAATCACGGTGGGAAATAGGTATATTTTAGGCTTGTGGGTGAAAGGCGCTGCAAGCCATCTTAAATCCGTTGTAGGAACTTCAATGCTAAAGCTGCTATCTTATACCCACTTCCCCGGGAGTAATCTCCGTTGAAAACACttgaacttacttctgtgtaTAGGTACTGTATAAAGCGTTGTACTTTAAAACAGGTTATGGATGTTCGGGATGAATCATGAATCCGGGCTAGAAAGGTGTGACTTTTGTATTTGGGCTGTTATTTCTGTTGAAGCCCTCCCTATATCAAAGCGTGCAGAAGAGGTTCCCGCCACGCCGTCCGCGGCCCTCGGAGCCCACCAGGGGGAGCCAGCGAGGGAAAGCGGAAGGAGCCGCAGCGCAGGAACTGCCTTCGCGGGTTCTATGATTTGCTTGGCCGCCGCTCTACTTCCTTCTCGCCGCGGCGCCTTCCTCTCTCGAGCATCTGCAGGGGGGCGACAGCGAAGCGAGCAGATcgaagcgccgccgccgccaccatttTCTGCTCGCCGCCATGGTGTTGTCCTCGATGCACCAGGCGCTGGTCTCCGTCGTGCTGGTGCTCTGCGTTTTCGTGGTGATGCCGAGGATGTTCGGCGGAGGCGGGAGGTCCCCGCGGGCTGCCAAGTCCTCCCCTGGCCGTCGTGACCCCCATCAGCACCGCCACGGTATCGTGCCCGCCACCTTCTCCTTCCAACCCATCCCTGCACTCCGGCCCAGAGGGAGACAGGAAGCTTCCTAGGCTAGTTGTCTAACTCTTTCCTTCAGAGGTTCCTCTGCTACTAGTAACCTTccttgagggtttttgttttgctccCCCGCAGTCGTCATCATCTAAATGTTAAATTCTGTTTTAAATGCAGAACTCCTGGGGGAGTGAGATGATGCTGGATATATAAAATCTCCAGCTGCCTTGCTTGCTGCTGGGGCATCAACCACTGGGCTGGTAACCGCAGCATCAGAAGTGGGAGGATGGCTTCCCCCTCACTTAGACGTCTGTGATGCTTACAAAGAAAAGGACTTGTTTTTAGAATGGGGCAATATTTTTGAATTTGCATAACAAAGTAGTTTAAAACAAAGAGAAGGACTAGGTTTCTCTCTGATAGGCAAAATAAATGGGGAGATGGGGCTGTgaagcatttttgtttttcttatctTTCCAAAGTGGGAGAACGGGCATCCAAATGGTAAATGCgcttcagtgtaagcaagtgtaaagtgatgtccGATTATTagattgtatcagttttatgtgtttttaatcagttttatgcatttgatttataaggcatttttgtattaaatgttgctccatgcctcgatccagaaggagaggcggttaagaaataaatatagtagtggtagtagtagttgttgttaatTTCAACCTAGTAATGGCTatttttattcccattttacttTGCTGGAAACTGAATAAATTGCTGGGTACATACATATAAGTCTTTTTGTAGGGGTTATTCAGGAGTTTGTGCTTGCTGTAATACTTCAGAATACATCTCTACCAGGATCATCTGCAGTGAAGTTTTCTTAGAATATCCTAGAGCTGTCCTCTGCTTTTGGAATTGAAGATAGTTCACTTTGCTGGTTTAGAATGGCCCAGTGTAATAATCTTCACACAAATTGTGTTGCAGTCACTGTCTGTCTGTTGATCATAACATTCCTGATTATGAGAAACACTGCCTTCTTTCCATGGCATTCCTGTGCCTGATGTGACCCCAACAGCAGAGGGATTAATTTTTAAACTGCGGTGTGGAGAAGCCCCGAAACACTTTTACTATCATCAGCCAGTCTCAGACTTTGTCCTGAAACTATAGCTGGAGTTGTTGCCATGGTGAAACTGATTTCCAGTGAAATACTTTTCTTATAGGCGAAAGCATTCCCTTTTTTTATGGACTGGAAATTCTTCCTTTCACTTTTGCTGTTCCTTTCTTGCGATATCTACCTTGCCCTCCCTCCAAAAGTTAAAATCCTGTAGGGGTACTTGTTCATCTTTGTCTGAAAAATCCCTATCAAAGCCATACAGATGTAATACTTGAGCCCAAGTAATCCAAATTAAAATGCTAGTCTTTATTAATTGGATTTGTCCAGCtctgaacttttaaaatatttgttttgtagGTGGAGCTGAGGGAATTTTGCAGTCACAAATGAATTCAGAAACCACTGGAAGTAAAACATATCAGAGCATCCAACAAATGAGGAATGCCATGGAGAAGGAGTTGAAAACTGAGCGGACTAGAGGGAATGGCAAAGACTTTGCTTTAACACTCATGCCCTTATATGCCCTTGGTGTAGGAGTGTTTGCTTTATACAAATTCTTAAAGGTAAATATCAATAAGCCAGAGTGTTAGTGGTCCATACATATGTACATAGTGTGGACCTGTATAAATGTGATTTATTTCTTCAAACTCGTACAAGCTAAAGTAGAAATGCTGTTTTTTCTTTAGttatttaaaaatctaaaatttaattttaaactaGTTTCTCTTCTACAAACTTCCTTCAGTCCTAGTTAACACAGTTAATGAGCAGGTgattctgggaattgcagtccaaaatatgtggagagTGCAAGGTTGAGAAATGCTGATTTAGACTTGTTTTGAGACTGATCTGGGAGGAGAGAATGGCCCATTTTTCATGTAATCCTAAGCCATAGCTTGTGCACGCCCCGCCCCACAACTCTTCTGGCACAGCCATGCAGAGATTACAAGCTTCCATTTCACGTTAACTACATTTCCAAACCCTAAACTGGTTAATCTTACTattagcttaaacaagccactttcATAAATCAGTTTGACTGGGTTTGTATGACACCCCATGCTGCAATCAGTCTTGtaatggaagtgaaagcttccaaactTCTTGTATCTGCACAGCCCCTAATCCTGAGGCTAAACTTGCAGGTGGCATTAAGTCTGAATCAACCCAATAGTAAAACAATATTTAAATTTTTCTTCTTCGTTGGATAGCAGTTTGGAAGATTTCCCTAGTGAGAACTCAAAATATCATGAATAATATGCTGCAGCATTGCTAGCTTTTGTATAGAGCTTTGTTTAACTCTTTAAAGCAagagtaggcaacttgtggtcctccaggtgttgctgaactgcaactcccagtatgcctcattggctgtgctggctaaggcTAATGGGATTTTCAGTctgtaacatctggagggcagcaagtgcCCACCTATCCTTTAAAGGAAAACAAATTAATGGAGATGTGTCCCATTGGTGTTGTTTATCCAGAGAAGCACGTTCAAAGAAACCAGAAGCTTAACAAAATAGCATGCAAAGAGAGCTagtgtgtagtggctaaggtgtcggactggaaGTCAgttgatctgggttctagtccccactcggccatgaaaacccattaggtgactttgggccaatcacatactctcagcccaacctacctcagaggtttgttgttgtgaggctaaaatggagaggaggaggattttgtacaccgccttgggttccttggaggaaaaaaagccaggatataaatgtaataaataaataataaatgaagaaGGCATTGCTGCACTAGAAGGGGTAGCCTTGTTCCATTTTCATAAATGTTTATCTTTCAAAAACGGGTGAATACAGTAGAGGAGAGACAAATTCATCCCGGTAAGTAGACAAGGAATTTTATGCCTTGTTATGGACCTTGTCCAATATAAAATGTATAGTCATGCAGTCTTATACGTGTGGAACAGATGTGGAGGCTTTAACTGAATGGAGAAGTATATTTCTCCAGCAAAAAAGAACTGTAGTATGCCACACTGGGTTCCCTGTAGCAATAGTGCTTACTGGAGGAAAGACATTTGAACCTTTTATTGTAGGGGAGACGGCAGCACTTCCTTTGCTCAAAAAATAACAGTATATAAACAGCTTAGGCAGCACTTCTAAGTGCACATATAGCCCAACTCTAAAAACAATTACTTGGAAGAAAAATCCTACTTAGTTTATTGGGGATTACTTCCTGGTAATTATACTTAGGATTAAGTGGTAGAAAGTGCTACTTAAATCAGTGATTTTAAGTAAATGTGGTTATTAAATGGTCCCAAAAGTTGCTGTATTAGGAAGGCTTTTGAGATTGCAGGATATTTTATATCATTTCTCATCAGTCTCTGTGCTCCATAATTTTTATTGTACACCCACTTCAAATGACAAGTGGAAGTGGGGATGTTTCTGAGTGCTTAGGGAATCACATCCCAAATCAGAAACAAGTTTTACTGAAATCACTAAGTCTAAGTAAATAACACTGAGGTATGAGTTAAAGCATCATGACATAACTTTACTGAAGAGATCTGTATAATCTGGATtgactagtgtaaagcccatgttgccatgggtgctAGCAGTCCtgctcttttcctgcttttttgcccctcagtcccctcaccacagatgggctcatgaataatgcaaatgtggttcTTGCATACTGAATCCCCTCTCCAAAATGTGTACGCAGTATAGCCCTCCCTCACGCTCCCCAGTTGGCTGCCTCTGTCCACTTTCCCCTTCCCACTGGTGACGACAACTTAAGCACTTTGCTTTGTCCTGGGCCTGCCTTTGCGCCACACTGATTGGTCATGCAGGGCTGTTTGGCGCGGctttaattgctattaaaattcAAACTTTGAAATTTTTTCAAACTTTATGGGGTTTTTTGTAcacctacactgctcaagcttcagtttaaaacaaactgagcaaaatcagtctggtagatctcaactAATTAACCTtgcactaccatattcttatataggtACTGGCTTGGTTATAGTGAAGTCAGTGAGAGTTAAGTGCGCTGAAACTGAAATAAAACAGATGAGAGGAGATGTGGGTTTTATTTGGAGTACAGTATATTTCTAGGATAAAGTATTGTCACCTGCCTTGCATCCTCTGAATCTGAACCATTGTACTGCAATCTAAATGAATAGTGAAAGTGGGAATAACATTCTGTTGAGGtttaggcattttttttaaaaaaaattacagtaaATTTTGTTTTACCCTTTATAGATGAAATCTCAAGAGGAAAATTTatctaagaaaaagaaaaatacagaagaaaagacaaaagaaacAGGTAGTAATTGGTTCTAAACTGTTTCACCTAACTTTTTTACCATATAGTTTGTGCATAGGGGTGTCCTTGTGTTGTTTAGCTCTGCCTGGAGCAGGTGGGTGGTGAAAAGGagcacagtgtggtgtagtggctaaagtgttggactgggagtcaggagatctaggttctagtctccactcagccacggaaacccactgggtgactttgggccagtcacagactctcagcccaacctacctcacagggtggttgttgtgaggctaaaatggagaggattatgtacgccgccttgggttccttggaggaaaaaaggcaggctataaatgcaatagtaaaataaaaataaaaaattgcttCCTCCCCCTTCACTCACAACCCGGGGTTGTTGTGACGTGCAAACTGGATGCATTGCAATAGATGTATAAATATTTATCTCACTGGTTTTTGAAAATTATGTGCAGGCTATAAACACAACTACTTTTCTCATTAGCAAAGTTGCTTTATTAAAAAGATTTTTGTTCTCACTTGTAGAACACCAGCTTCTGGAGTTGGAGCAACATCTAGCACAGACAGAGAAAATGTTAAATTCTTTATTAACTCAGCTAGATCCACTTTCAAGCTGGTGAGTAAACTGAGCTAAACCATAGAATTTGACTTAAGAAATGCAAGAGTAATACATTGGTGTACTCGCAAACAAAACCAAGAATATTTATTATCCATTGTTTGCTGTCTCATATTTTCTGCATGAACTGAAATTTTAGGGGAACAGTTTCTACTCTCAATTTCCCCCTCTTGGACCCTAGAAGTCCTACAGGGACTTGTAAATTCAGATTTCAAGGTGACAGCATTAGCTGTTTTGTGTCCAGGCTTTTCAAGCACTTGGGATATTTCCAGCTCTGGGAATTGTATTTACTGTTGGGAAATAACTTACACCAGTTTATTTGGGTTGAGGTTTGGAGGCATGGTATTTAAAGGGGTTTTGTCCTTACTGGAGGAGCAGTTTTAGAAGGGGACGCTGGAGGGCTTCTGTTCCACACTATGGCCATTAGCCTGTTGGGTG
Proteins encoded in this region:
- the CCDC107 gene encoding coiled-coil domain-containing protein 107, yielding MPTEAEGGDSEASRSKRRRRHHFLLAAMVLSSMHQALVSVVLVLCVFVVMPRMFGGGGRSPRAAKSSPGRRDPHQHRHGGAEGILQSQMNSETTGSKTYQSIQQMRNAMEKELKTERTRGNGKDFALTLMPLYALGVGVFALYKFLKMKSQEENLSKKKKNTEEKTKETEHQLLELEQHLAQTEKMLNSLLTQLDPLSSCINALASEQKDEIMVQLESIRKLMKESGLDKSAVKPQDVNHTCQEKLEDLIQSFSEHPEAEMDEGGDENCGHEVLFDNIVEHGGEEEHKDNGHEFILSPMEELKKMEIAGVTNQDTAKPGIGLRRRIRNE